TGTGGCCATGAAATCAGCGCCGGCGTTCTTCGCAGCTGCGAACGCTTCCCAGGGCGTACCTTGTCCATCGGAGTATCCAGTGTGTGCGTGAAGATCTCCGAAGTATAGGTTGTAGGCCGTCGTCTTCTCTCTGCTTCCTGCAGAACTGGCGTTCTGGCAGGAGAATGGCACAATCATCACTGCGACCGCCACTACGAATAGCACGGCCTGCATCATCCGCTTGAACATGTTGTCCTCTCCCCCTGGATCAAAGGCTACTGGCGTACTGTAGGGTGGAGGATAAATTTAATAACTTCCTGGCTTCTGACGCAAGACAAGGCGCGTGACCTCTTATCCAGTAGTTATCGAGAATTAGCCCGTCTACCATCTTCTGAGGAGAAATGAAAGAGGTTAGTGAGGGCTATGAACCCCCTCATTTTCGATACCTTCTCGAGATGCCACTCCTGAATGCCGGTGTACCTTTCTCAGTCGAGCAAGTCGAAAAAGCGTGCCAAAACCCCCTTAGGTACATTTATCTATTTTAATAAAAATAGCATGATTTTATGTTTCGCCCCTCGACGATTGAGAAAAGCACTTAGGGAAGGAGAGGTGATTGGGCCTGAGGAGTTAGAGAAGATGGAAAAGACCAAGGTGAATACGCCAAGCGGACCAGCGGATGCGACGGAATTGGAATTCAAGGTCAAGAGCGAACCTTGGACTACATTGGAGCTGGAAGATGGGACGACACTGCATATCAAGATCAGCATTGGGAAAGTCTTCCGGTTGGAGCAGTACGACCAGATGACTGGAGAACCCGCATACGTGTTCAGGTCCAATAACATAGTCCGGTCCCAGGTGCCTGCCAAGCTCAAAAAATTCCAGTCCTATCCGAAAGCGACGAACGAAGATGTCGCGTAGCGATAGCGGAAGCCACGACTTCGTTATGGTCTGGGCCTACTGGATGCGAGCTGACACGTGGATCCGAGCGACACACATAGCA
The Candidatus Thermoplasmatota archaeon genome window above contains:
- a CDS encoding DUF3604 domain-containing protein: MFKRMMQAVLFVVAVAVMIVPFSCQNASSAGSREKTTAYNLYFGDLHAHTGYSDGQGTPWEAFAAAKNAGADFMAT